One Pirellulales bacterium DNA window includes the following coding sequences:
- a CDS encoding SgcJ/EcaC family oxidoreductase, with amino-acid sequence MKRLLFGLLVFLTVAQSRALAAGSDQSASEAAIGKMVAGYVEAFNKHDAQALANYWSPDAIYIDRVTGEEVSGRDEIAQRFTALFKDQPDSKMTVNTESIRFVSPNVAVEQGTSVETIGKNEPEEVPYTAVYVRRDEQWLLDRVTDQAKEEVPSHYEQLKVLEWMVGSWVDKDDDDNATIETVCNWTKNRNFLTRSYTVIVGDEIELSGMQIIGWDPEAKIFRSWTFDSDGGFAEATWENKKDRWYVRNHGILADGRKATMTNIIKKIDDNSFSWQTIERTAGGEILPNIDEVVIVRE; translated from the coding sequence ATGAAACGGCTTCTCTTCGGGCTGCTCGTCTTCTTGACTGTGGCCCAGTCGCGGGCGCTCGCCGCCGGGTCGGATCAATCGGCCTCCGAGGCGGCCATCGGCAAGATGGTGGCCGGATATGTCGAGGCATTCAACAAGCATGACGCCCAGGCGCTGGCCAACTATTGGTCGCCTGACGCCATCTATATCGACCGTGTCACGGGCGAGGAAGTTTCGGGCCGCGATGAGATCGCCCAGCGATTCACCGCCCTGTTCAAGGACCAGCCCGACTCGAAGATGACGGTCAACACCGAATCGATTCGATTCGTTTCACCAAATGTTGCGGTCGAACAAGGGACGTCGGTGGAAACGATCGGCAAAAACGAGCCGGAGGAAGTCCCCTACACCGCCGTCTACGTGAGGCGAGACGAGCAATGGCTGCTCGACCGTGTCACGGACCAGGCGAAGGAGGAAGTCCCTTCGCATTATGAGCAACTGAAAGTGCTCGAGTGGATGGTGGGAAGCTGGGTCGATAAGGACGATGACGACAACGCGACCATCGAAACTGTGTGCAACTGGACGAAGAACCGGAATTTCTTGACTCGTTCCTACACGGTCATCGTGGGAGATGAAATCGAATTGTCGGGAATGCAGATAATTGGCTGGGATCCGGAGGCAAAGATCTTCCGCTCATGGACGTTTGATTCCGATGGCGGTTTTGCCGAAGCGACTTGGGAGAACAAGAAAGATCGCTGGTATGTTCGCAATCATGGCATTCTGGCCGACGGTCGAAAGGCCACCATGACGAATATCATCAAGAAGATCGACGACAATTCTTTCTCATGGCAGACGATCGAACGAACGGCCGGCGGCGAGATACTTCCCAACATCGATGAAGTGGTGATCGTGCGCGAGTGA